CAGCTTGTGGGTACAGGAGACTGCCTGCATCGCAAATGGCTGGATGAGATCAAATCTTTGCCAGAAGTGGCTGATGGTGTCTATGGAAAGGACTCTGCCAGGTTCGTGCTGACTGTTGAGCTGGAAGATACAGACAGGGTGCATCATCTGCTTATTGTGCCTGATGTGGCCAAAGCAGAGGAGATCAGGGAAGCAGTCGAGCCACTTTCGGTCAATATCGATACCGACGGCCGTCCAAACGTGAATCTGAATGGCATCCAGATAGCAGAGATCGCAAGGGATGCGGGAGCGCTCATTGGCCCGGCCCACGCATTTACACCCTGGACCGCCATGTATGCCTACCATGACAGCCTGACCAGCTGCTATGGGGACATGGCACCATATATTAGCTTCGTGGAACTGGGCTTGAGTGCAGATACTGACCTTGCTGACCGTATCAGTGAATTGCACAGGTTAACATTCCTGACAAACAGCGATGCACACAGCCCCTGGCCTAATAAACTTGCCAGGGAATTTAATAGGTTCCAGATGGAGGATATTACGTTTCCAGAGCTGGAAAAGGCCATATTGCGAATTGATGGACGAAAGCCTGTCATGAATGTGGGCCTGTTTTCCCAGCAGGGAAAATACCATGAATCAGCATGCATTCGCTGTTATCAACATTATACCCTGCGAGAGAGTGTGATGAAGAACTGGCGCTGCACGTGCGGTGGAAGGATCAAGAAAGGGGTCGTGGACAGGGTGGAGGAAAAGGCTGATACTACCGGCCATCCCGATCACAGGCCACCGTACCTGCACCTGTTCCCTTTGTCTGAGATTATCATGATGGCTCTGGGAGTGGCAAGTACCACCACTAAGAAGGTGAAAAGTAACTGGGAAATATTGGTGGATCTGTTCGGTAGTGAGGTGACAGTATTGCTGGAAGCCGAACTTGACGGTATTGAGGGGGTGGATACCAATGTTATCCGTGCCATACGAAAGTTCCGGAAGGGCAAGGTCAGGGTTGTACCCGGGGGAGGGGGACAGTACGGCAAAATTGAGATCTTGGAAAATGAAATTGATGATATGGCTGAAGCACCAAACCAGGATGAACCCCAGCGATCCCTGTTTGAATATTAAAAAATTATTTCCGGGTGATTATGGATTACACGTACTGGTACCTGTTTCCTCTCGGGATAATTATTGCCACATTGGCAATGTCAGCTGGCATTTCCGGAGCTAATTTCTGGATACCGGTATATCTGATCCTCATTAAACTCGACCCGTTGATCAGCTTCTGGTTAGCGCTTATAACTATGATTTTTGGTTTTGGGAGCGGGGTAATCAGAAATGTATACCAGGGATCGGTCAACTGGTATATTGTCAGACAATACCTTATTATCACAGTCCCGACCGCTATTTTAGGTTCACTGTTAACATCCTACATTGATGGCAATTTTCTCATACTCATATTTGGCTCCTTCATTTTCATTTATGGAACGTACATGCTCAAAAGCTGCTTCACTTCCCAAAAAGCAGCGGGAAAACATCAGAAGGTATTCTGGGGAATAGGTTTCATGGCGGGATTTCTTAAAGGGCTCATTGCGACGGGCTTGGGTAAGTTGATCGTGCCCGGGATATGGAACCATGAAAAGATCGACCATCCGTCCCAGGTTATCGGGTCGGCCGTTGTCATCATATTTATTGTTGATATTGTGGCTGCTGTTACCAGGATGAATCCTGGGTTTGTAAGTGGGCTTGTGGAGAATAGAAATATATTGTTCAATGTTCTTATCTTCGTATTACCTTCGGTGGTTATTGGTGGGCAGATAGGGCCGCGGATTATTAAGGATGCAAATGCTGAA
This region of Methanosarcinales archaeon genomic DNA includes:
- a CDS encoding TIGR00375 family protein, with the protein product MPVINADLHIHSKYSMATSGRMDIPTLGVESVKKGIQLVGTGDCLHRKWLDEIKSLPEVADGVYGKDSARFVLTVELEDTDRVHHLLIVPDVAKAEEIREAVEPLSVNIDTDGRPNVNLNGIQIAEIARDAGALIGPAHAFTPWTAMYAYHDSLTSCYGDMAPYISFVELGLSADTDLADRISELHRLTFLTNSDAHSPWPNKLAREFNRFQMEDITFPELEKAILRIDGRKPVMNVGLFSQQGKYHESACIRCYQHYTLRESVMKNWRCTCGGRIKKGVVDRVEEKADTTGHPDHRPPYLHLFPLSEIIMMALGVASTTTKKVKSNWEILVDLFGSEVTVLLEAELDGIEGVDTNVIRAIRKFRKGKVRVVPGGGGQYGKIEILENEIDDMAEAPNQDEPQRSLFEY
- a CDS encoding sulfite exporter TauE/SafE family protein codes for the protein MDYTYWYLFPLGIIIATLAMSAGISGANFWIPVYLILIKLDPLISFWLALITMIFGFGSGVIRNVYQGSVNWYIVRQYLIITVPTAILGSLLTSYIDGNFLILIFGSFIFIYGTYMLKSCFTSQKAAGKHQKVFWGIGFMAGFLKGLIATGLGKLIVPGIWNHEKIDHPSQVIGSAVVIIFIVDIVAAVTRMNPGFVSGLVENRNILFNVLIFVLPSVVIGGQIGPRIIKDANAEQLKVYISVMLIFVSVLIFSRLV